In one window of Candidatus Poribacteria bacterium DNA:
- a CDS encoding Gfo/Idh/MocA family oxidoreductase: MNKIKIALIGGGGMANGVHYPSLAAFDDVELVGLCDLIPSKLQATAERFQIEKTFTDYKQMLEATSPDAVYVLMPPQHLFAPVIHCLSQGHHVFIEKPPGLTLHQTQEMALAAERHNCKAMVGFNRRFIPLMRQVKAIVEEKGPIIQCMSTFHKNTPDALYYDGIIDVLTCDAIHAVDALRWMGSGAVKAVASDINSFGSERENSFNAIVKFDSGASGYLCTNWAVGGRIHIFEMHAPGISAYINPDAGGGAVIHSSEGVKEITTVEAAGTDANHKAYGFYGENRHFVDCIQEDRQPDTCFADAVKTMELVQEIYRNRID, translated from the coding sequence ATGAACAAAATCAAGATTGCTCTCATCGGTGGTGGTGGGATGGCAAATGGAGTTCACTACCCTTCCCTCGCAGCGTTTGACGATGTGGAACTAGTAGGTTTATGCGATTTAATTCCATCGAAGCTGCAAGCAACAGCCGAGCGATTTCAGATCGAAAAAACCTTCACTGACTACAAACAGATGTTGGAAGCAACAAGCCCGGACGCTGTGTACGTCTTGATGCCGCCGCAGCATCTATTCGCTCCCGTCATTCATTGTCTGTCGCAGGGGCACCACGTTTTTATCGAAAAACCTCCCGGCTTAACGCTCCATCAGACCCAAGAGATGGCGCTGGCTGCCGAGCGACATAACTGCAAGGCGATGGTTGGATTCAATCGACGATTTATTCCGCTTATGCGTCAAGTCAAGGCAATCGTCGAAGAAAAAGGACCCATCATCCAGTGTATGTCCACATTCCACAAAAATACTCCAGACGCACTATACTACGATGGGATCATTGATGTGTTGACGTGTGATGCGATTCACGCCGTCGATGCCCTGCGTTGGATGGGGAGCGGAGCAGTCAAGGCTGTGGCGAGCGATATTAACAGCTTCGGTTCGGAGCGGGAGAACAGTTTCAACGCCATCGTGAAATTTGACAGCGGTGCATCGGGGTATCTTTGTACTAACTGGGCGGTCGGTGGACGAATCCATATCTTTGAGATGCACGCTCCCGGTATCTCCGCGTATATTAATCCGGACGCAGGGGGCGGTGCCGTTATTCATAGCAGTGAGGGTGTCAAAGAGATAACAACCGTTGAGGCGGCTGGAACGGATGCCAATCATAAGGCTTATGGGTTCTACGGCGAAAATCGTCATTTCGTGGATTGTATTCAGGAAGACCGACAGCCAGACACCTGTTTTGCAGATGCAGTCAAGACAATGGAACTGGTTCAGGAAATTTACCGGAACCGGATTGATTGA